The Pirellulales bacterium genomic sequence TGCTCCGCGAGCGGTCGGCGGATGTCCAAGCGGCGAACAACCAGGATCTGGTCGCGGCGCCAAGCTACGGACTTACCGATGCGGAAACCGATCGCCTCCGCCTCACACCCGCACGCATCGAATCGATTGCTGCCGCTTTGGAAGAAGTTGCCGTCCTGCCCGATCCAGTCGGCGAGTTGATCGAATCCAATGTCCGGCCGAATGGACTGGAAGTATCCAAGGTCCGAGTGCCATTGGGGGTCGTGTTTTTCATCTATGAGTCGCGGCCCAATGTGACGGCCGATGCGGCAGCGATCTGCGTCAAGAGCGGGAATGCCGTGATCCTTCGCGGCGGCAAGGAAGCGGCCCATTCGAGCCGGGTGATCGTCGATCTATTGTGCGAGGCCCTCGACGAGGCGGCACTGCCGGTGGACGCCGTGCAACTCGTGGGCACGGCGGATCGCGAGGCCGTGGGCCACTTTCTGCGGCTGCCCGAATTCATCGATTTGGCGATTCCGCGCGGCGGCGAGGGGTTGATCCGCCGCGTTGCCGCTGAGGCGCGGATGCCGGTCATCAAACACTTCACGGGTAATTGCCATATATACGTCGATCGGGCGGCCGATCTCGAAATGGCCGAGCGAATCACGATCAACGCCAAGTGCCAGCGGATGGGAGTTTGCAACGCGGCCGAATCGCTGCTCGTGCATGCCGACATCGCGCAAGAGTTCTTGCTGCTAATCGGAGACGCGCTTGCCGGCAAAGGAATCGAAATCCGCGGCGACGACCGCACGGTCCATTTGGTTCCAGCGGCTCGTCCGGCGACTGACGAAGATTACGCGACCGAATACTTGGGTCCGATCATTTCCGCCAAGGTCGTCGGATCGATCGACGAAGCGATCCGGCATATCAATCAATATGGATCGCATCACACGGACGCGATCGTGACCAACGATCTCGCGGCCGCCCGCGAGTTCACGGCCCGCGTGGATAGCGCGGCGGTGATGGTCAATGCCAGCACACGGTTCAACGACGGCGGCGAATTTGGTCTCGGCGCAGAGATTGGCATAAGCACCGACAAATTCCACGCCCGCGGCCCCTGTGGCATCAAGGAACTGACCACGTACAAGTGGGTTGTGTATGGAAACGGACAAGTGAGGGGCGAGGGGCGAGGGACGAGGGACGACGGGAGCAAGTAGCGCACGTTTTGCGTGCCGACCGCGAATCATTTCGGTATTCGGGCTTCGTCATTCATTGGTCGTTCGTTATTCGTCATTCGTCATTTCCCCGCGGAGGCCACGGATGGTCGGAGACGTGCTAAGTCAGGCTGAAGTCGAAAGCCTGCTCAATGCGATGGAAGGTGTCCCAAAGGCGCCGGAGGGCGGTCCCCCCGATCTCGCTCCGTTCCCCAAGCTGCGCGAAAAAGTCACTCCCTACGACTTCAAACGGCCGGAACGCGTCGGCAAGGAGCAAATGCGGGCATTGCAAACGCTGCATGAGGGGTTTAGCCGAAATTTCGGGGCGGCACTTTCCGGTCTACTGCGAAGCATCGTCGAAGTGAAGCTCACTAGCGTCGATCAACTCACTTACAGCGAATTCATCTTCAGCCTTGAAAATCCGACCTGCTTTAATCTGCTTCGGGCTGAGCCACTCGAAGGCAACCTGATTCTCGACATCAACCCCTCGATCCTCTATCCGATCATCGACCGCTTGCTCGGCGGCGGCCGCGATCCGGCGCCAATCGCCCGCCGCCCATTGACCGAGATCGAGCTGCGGCTGGTCTCGCGGATCACGAGCCTGTTTCTGGAGGAATTGCGGCACGCTTGGGAAAACGTGGTCGATCTGAAACTTTCTGTCGAACGGGTCGAGAGCAATCCACAGTTGGTGCAGATCGTGCCGCCGAACGAAGTCGTGGTGCTGGTGAGCTTCGAACTCACGCTCGGCGAAATCCGGGGGATGTTGAATTTCTGCATCCCATTCAATTCGATCGAGCGAATCGGCAACAAGCTCTCTTCGAATAGTTGGATCAGCTATGGCCGCCGCAACGCAACTCCTGAAACGCGCCAGCAGATCGGCCGCAACATCAAAGGCGCGATCGTCGAACTCGTCGCCGAACTCGCCGAAACGCGGATCAGCACGGCGGACCTGATCAGTCTGCGCGTGGGCGACATTATTACGACCGAGAAAGACGTGCATGATCCGTTGGTGATTCAAGTCGAAGGAGTCACCAAATTTCGCGCCCACCCCGGCGCCCTCAAGGGCCATAAGGCGATTCAAATCGAGCAAACCCTTGGTCTGCAACCGACGGCAACGCCGCCGAAAGCTGCAAATCCGGTTCCGGCGAAGAAATAGTCGCAATGGCTCTCGCTACGCCGCGGCCGCAACTTCGCGCAGAATTGCTAGCCCGGCGGCGATTTCCTCGGGCGTGATGCAGAGCGGCGGGCAGAGACGGACGCCGGCGCGGCCGCAGGGCAAGAGCAGCATGCCGCGATGGAAGGCGACTTGAACGAATTGGTCGCGACGGCGCGGATCGGGCACGTTGCCGCGGAGCACGTCGAACGCCTGCATCAGGCCGAGGCCGCGAGGGGCGCTCAGCCAGCGAATCTCCGTGCTCAGTCGATCCAAGCCGATCCGCAATTGGTCGCCGCGAGCGGCCGCGTTGGCTCGATACTCCCGTTCGATCAGATTCAACGTCGCCAATGCCGCCCGGCAGCAAACGGGATTTCCGCCAAATGTCGACGCATGGCTCCCTGGTGGCCAATCCATCAAATCAGCCCGCGCGATCATTGCTCCGAGCGGCAGTCCGCTCGCGATTCCCTTGGCGACGCAGAGAATGTCGGGCATCGCCATCGGTCCGAAATGCTGGCAGGCGAACATCCGGCCGGTCCGTCCCAGACCCGATTGAATTTCATCCATGACCAGCAAGATGTGATGATGGTCGCAGACTTCGCGTAGCATCGGCAGAAAACCGGCCGATGGCACGCGATAACCTCCTTCTCCCTGGATTGGCTCGACGAAAATGGCCGCCACTTCATCCGGTGGAACCGTGGTGGCGAATAATTCCTCAATCTCGCGCCGGGTGCAGTCGAATGGCAGATGATGGACGCCCGGCACAAGTGGGCCGAAACCGCGCCGGTGGATCGCCTTCGATGCGCTGAGCGACATGCCGCCGTAGGTGCGGCCGTGGAACGCGCCGGCGAACGAGATCACCCGCGGGCGCCCCGTCCGATGGCGAGCCAGCTTGAGCGCCGCCTCGATGCTCTCCGTTCCGCTGTTCGTGAAGAATACGCGCTTCGGGGTGGCGCCGGGCGCGAGCCGAGCCAACCGCTCGGCCAACTCAATCTCCGGAGGATAGTAAAAATCGGTCCCCGACATGTGGATCAACTGCTGCGCCTGATCCACAATCGCCGCGACTACCTCGGGATGGCAATGGCCGGTCGAGGTGACGGCGATCCCGGCCGTGAAATCCAGGAACCGGTTGCCATCGACGTCTTCGATCGTCGAGCCGTATCCGCGGGCGACCACCAGCGGATAGATTCGCGTATAAGACGGCGACATGAACCGCTCGTCGCGGACCAGCCAGGCGGCGGCCTTCGGGCCGGGAAGGCGCGTCGCAAGATGCGGCGTTGAAGGCATGACCGAATGCGCTGGCACGGCATTCGAGTCAGGAGGCGGAATCATGGGTGAGGTTGACAATGCAAGATCCTTTAATGTAGCAGGCGCACTTCGCCTGCCGCCGCTGTTACGGCACGCGGAACGAGCCTACTACGTATCCATTTTCGCGCTCATTCCTTGGGCCATCGTAATGCCGCGCTCGTGGTTTACGGTGAACGATGTTTTATGAGTCACGGCATCGACCAAGGCCGCCGCGGAGGGCTGGCCGTTGCCGCTCCGTTTCACGCCGCCGAATGGCAAATGCACCTCGGCGCCGATGCAGGGCAGATTGACATAGCCCATCCCATAATCGCATTCGTCGCGATAGTACCGCCAGCGGCGATATTCCTCGGTGATCACGGCCATCGAAAGCCCGTACGGAGTGTCGTTGTAAATCCGCACGGCCTCGGCATCGTCGCGATATGGAATCAGAGCGACATGCGGACCGAACACTTCCTCGTGAATCGTGCGCAGCTCCGGCGCATATCGCTGCTTGTAAACCAGCGGCGACATGAAATAACCGCCGGCCCGGTCGGTTCCGGTCATGCGGCCCCCTTCGACGAGGATCTCGGCACCCTCGTCGATTGCCAATTGGTTATAGTGCGTCACCTTATCGACCGCGGCCTGATTAATAAGCGGCCCGGCAAACGAACCCCGATCGAACGGGTCGCCAAATCTGAGCCGCCTCGTGCGTTCGCAGAATTCGTTTGCGAACCGATCAAATACTCGTTCGTGGACCAAGACTCGTCCCGCGGATACACAGCGCTGGCCGGTCGTTTTGAAGGCGCTCAGCACTGCGGCATTGCAGGCCAGTTCGAGATTCGCATCCTCGCAAACGATCACAGCGCTCTTCGATCCCATTTCCAGGGCGCACGTCTTGTGGTCGCTCTCGGCGGCCAGCTTGCGAATCTGTGAGCCGACCTGATAGCTGCCGGTAAAGCAAACCACGTCGACGTCGGGATGCCCGGCGAGCGCCGCCCCAACTTCCTCGCCGAGACCATGCACGAGATTGATCATTCCCGCGGGAAAACCGGCTTCGTCGAACAACCGCACGAGCCGTTCGCCGATCGCCGGGGTTTCCTCCGACGGTTTGAAGACGACTGTATTTCCTTCGATCAAGCTGGGGCCGATCATCCAGAGCGGCACGGCGAATGGAAAGTTCCAGGGAGTAATCACGGCAACAACTCCGCGCGGCTTTCTGCGGACATATAGGTCCTTCGCACTGACTTCAGATTCCAGCACGGAACCCGTCGGCTGCCGCGCGGTACCGAAGACATATTCGACCATGTGCAGCCCTTCGACCACCTCGGCCCGAGCTTCGTCGAGCACCTTGCCGCTTTCTTGGGCCAGCGCGGCGGCGAGCGCGTCGATCTCGCCGCGAATTAGATCGGTCAGCTTGAGAAACAACTCGCCACGGCGGATGCGGCTCATCCGCCGCCAAGCCGGAAATGCCTCTCGGGCGGCCGCGACGGCCCCGTCCACGTCGGCGTTAGTGCCGCGTGGAAACAGCCCTAGCACCTCATCGAACCGGGCTGGATTGCG encodes the following:
- a CDS encoding glutamate-5-semialdehyde dehydrogenase, producing the protein MAIAETQDLKQYCRDVARRARAASEALVQAGGQKKIDWLRRSAELLRERSADVQAANNQDLVAAPSYGLTDAETDRLRLTPARIESIAAALEEVAVLPDPVGELIESNVRPNGLEVSKVRVPLGVVFFIYESRPNVTADAAAICVKSGNAVILRGGKEAAHSSRVIVDLLCEALDEAALPVDAVQLVGTADREAVGHFLRLPEFIDLAIPRGGEGLIRRVAAEARMPVIKHFTGNCHIYVDRAADLEMAERITINAKCQRMGVCNAAESLLVHADIAQEFLLLIGDALAGKGIEIRGDDRTVHLVPAARPATDEDYATEYLGPIISAKVVGSIDEAIRHINQYGSHHTDAIVTNDLAAAREFTARVDSAAVMVNASTRFNDGGEFGLGAEIGISTDKFHARGPCGIKELTTYKWVVYGNGQVRGEGRGTRDDGSK
- the fliM gene encoding flagellar motor switch protein FliM — translated: MVGDVLSQAEVESLLNAMEGVPKAPEGGPPDLAPFPKLREKVTPYDFKRPERVGKEQMRALQTLHEGFSRNFGAALSGLLRSIVEVKLTSVDQLTYSEFIFSLENPTCFNLLRAEPLEGNLILDINPSILYPIIDRLLGGGRDPAPIARRPLTEIELRLVSRITSLFLEELRHAWENVVDLKLSVERVESNPQLVQIVPPNEVVVLVSFELTLGEIRGMLNFCIPFNSIERIGNKLSSNSWISYGRRNATPETRQQIGRNIKGAIVELVAELAETRISTADLISLRVGDIITTEKDVHDPLVIQVEGVTKFRAHPGALKGHKAIQIEQTLGLQPTATPPKAANPVPAKK
- a CDS encoding aminotransferase class III-fold pyridoxal phosphate-dependent enzyme; translation: MPSTPHLATRLPGPKAAAWLVRDERFMSPSYTRIYPLVVARGYGSTIEDVDGNRFLDFTAGIAVTSTGHCHPEVVAAIVDQAQQLIHMSGTDFYYPPEIELAERLARLAPGATPKRVFFTNSGTESIEAALKLARHRTGRPRVISFAGAFHGRTYGGMSLSASKAIHRRGFGPLVPGVHHLPFDCTRREIEELFATTVPPDEVAAIFVEPIQGEGGYRVPSAGFLPMLREVCDHHHILLVMDEIQSGLGRTGRMFACQHFGPMAMPDILCVAKGIASGLPLGAMIARADLMDWPPGSHASTFGGNPVCCRAALATLNLIEREYRANAAARGDQLRIGLDRLSTEIRWLSAPRGLGLMQAFDVLRGNVPDPRRRDQFVQVAFHRGMLLLPCGRAGVRLCPPLCITPEEIAAGLAILREVAAAA
- a CDS encoding aldehyde dehydrogenase family protein, with the translated sequence MATTKVLPPTMRQFIGGRWETGAAGGMLENRNPARFDEVLGLFPRGTNADVDGAVAAAREAFPAWRRMSRIRRGELFLKLTDLIRGEIDALAAALAQESGKVLDEARAEVVEGLHMVEYVFGTARQPTGSVLESEVSAKDLYVRRKPRGVVAVITPWNFPFAVPLWMIGPSLIEGNTVVFKPSEETPAIGERLVRLFDEAGFPAGMINLVHGLGEEVGAALAGHPDVDVVCFTGSYQVGSQIRKLAAESDHKTCALEMGSKSAVIVCEDANLELACNAAVLSAFKTTGQRCVSAGRVLVHERVFDRFANEFCERTRRLRFGDPFDRGSFAGPLINQAAVDKVTHYNQLAIDEGAEILVEGGRMTGTDRAGGYFMSPLVYKQRYAPELRTIHEEVFGPHVALIPYRDDAEAVRIYNDTPYGLSMAVITEEYRRWRYYRDECDYGMGYVNLPCIGAEVHLPFGGVKRSGNGQPSAAALVDAVTHKTSFTVNHERGITMAQGMSAKMDT